From Solea senegalensis isolate Sse05_10M linkage group LG19, IFAPA_SoseM_1, whole genome shotgun sequence, the proteins below share one genomic window:
- the si:dkeyp-72e1.9 gene encoding syntaxin-binding protein 4 isoform X1, giving the protein MPTFSVMYKGAVIISRTLMGPYGVDRAVHSMEFTDCENGLGIKVIGGVKELTGEEFGVYVKRILPGGLASSDGKQDFSPVPGNLLPGDQILEVNGGSLVGVTSERAVDILRAASATNHMRLLIARDEEAKREFAELMDKYGSNGSTGSTRNSPIQQGGRCLESTSSGSSSRSQSPLALSPAGSQNMYNNGGPMLRSLSHPGEGVIQLLTVARSTSFGITIGGGSNRPDGPAVFIQEVLSGGDCHRDGRLRPGDQLIAINKESLIGVTQEEAKSMLNRVKLSQEHSLEIAFIPGKGLFPSSSSLHNGVQRAAGNSYNSARLKVHIRSPEICTEEPAPGSSLSPDICPPDIHISDSTSQRSPTATKPKITLDPHIRLKSDKLDLALSFLGLDVTEEKRKKLRQELTTDPQGTVAYGDFVEAIRSIFQENLEELALGEAPFMFSYHEAASLLDTSAFHSPTYESECSYSSEDMDQFQTEVKQLHTQMKQLKVMLKDMEHSKKTLEEELQKTTERACLTVEENLRLKSRLQAAEADVVQRPSSSAEQDYEEVIQLLEAEIRDLKSQLVTTRQADAEDTAKGGGAGGEQESEDH; this is encoded by the exons GAATTAAAGTGATCGGTGGAGTGAAGGAGCTGACGGGAGAGGAGTTTGGAGTCTATGTCAAACGGATTTTACCAGGTGGCCTTGCTTCAAGTGACGGTAAACAGGATTTCTCACCTGTCCCAG GGAACCTGCTGCCAGGGGACCAGATCTTGGAGGTGAATGGTGGAAGTCTCGTAGGAGTGACAAGTGAAAG GGCTGTGGACATCTTGAGAGCAGCCTCTGCGACCAATCACATGCGACTTCTCATAGCCAGAGATGAGGAGGCAAA GAGAGAATTTGCAGAGCTGATGGACAAATATGGATCTAATGGCAGCACAGGATCAACACGAAACTCTCCCATCCAGCAAG GCGGTCGCTGCCTGGAGAGCACCTCGTCTGGCTCGTCGTCTCGCTCTCAGAGTCCTTTGGCGTTGAGCCCGGCAGGCTCTCAGAACATGTACAACAATGGTGGTCCCATGCTGCGCTCCCTCAG tcacccGGGTGAAGGAGTGATTCAGCTGCTCACTGTGGCACGATCCACTAGTTTTGGCATCACCATCGGAGGAGGCTCCAACAGGCCTGACGGCCCTGCTGTCTTCATCCAGGAGGTTCTGTCTGGAGGAGACTGTCACAGG GACGGACGTCTGAGGCCTGGCGATCAGCTCATTGCCATTAACAAAGAGTCCTTGATAGGTGTTACCCAAGAGGAGGCCAAGAGCATGCTGAACAGAGTCAAACTCAG CCAAGAACACTCGCTGGAGATCGCCTTCATTCCAGGGAAAGGACTTTTTCCAAGCAGCTCGTCTCTCCACAACGGAGTCCAGCGAGCCGCTGGGAACAGCTACAACTCTGCACGATTAAAAGTTCACATCAGATCACCCGAG ATTTGTACAGAGGAGCCAGCTCCAGGGTCCTCACTGTCTCCTGACATCTGCCCACCAGATATTCATATATCAG ATTCAACCAGCCAACGGTCACCAACGGCAACCAAACCCAAGATCACACTGGACCCCCACATACGCCTCAAATCAGACAAGTTAGACTTG GCCTTGTCTTTCCTCGGGTTGGACGTCAccgaagaaaagaggaagaagttgAGACAGGAACTGACCACAGACCCACAAGGCACTGTGGCCTATGGAg ATTTTGTGGAGGCCATTCGGAGCATCTTCCAGGAGAACCTGGAGGAGCTGGCTTTAGGGGAGGCTCCCTTCATGTTCTCTTACCATGAAGCAGCCAGCCTGCTGGACACGTCTGCCTTTCATTCACCT ACATATGAATCAGAGTGCAGCTACAGCAGTGAGGATATGGACCAGTTTCAGACAGAGGTGAAGCAGCTGCACACCCAGATGAAGCAGCTaaag GTGATGCTGAAGGACATGGAGcacagcaagaagaccctggaggaggagctgcagaagACCACAGAG AGAGCGTGTCTGACTGTGGAGGAGAACCTGCGTCTGAAGAGTCGCCTGCAGGCAGCGGAGGCTGACGTGGTGCAGAGGCCGAGCAGCAGCGCCGAGCAGGACTATGAGGAGGTGATCCAGCTGCTGGAAGCTGAGATCAGAGACCTGAAGAGCCAGCTGGTCACCACGAGGCAAGCAGACGCAGAGGACACCGCCAAG gGGGGAGGTGCTGGAGGTGAACAGGAGTCTGAAGACCACTGA
- the si:dkeyp-72e1.9 gene encoding syntaxin-binding protein 4 isoform X2, with the protein MRVRHPSCSMFHRLKVPLRCARTLMGPYGVDRAVHSMEFTDCENGLGIKVIGGVKELTGEEFGVYVKRILPGGLASSDGNLLPGDQILEVNGGSLVGVTSERAVDILRAASATNHMRLLIARDEEAKREFAELMDKYGSNGSTGSTRNSPIQQGGRCLESTSSGSSSRSQSPLALSPAGSQNMYNNGGPMLRSLSHPGEGVIQLLTVARSTSFGITIGGGSNRPDGPAVFIQEVLSGGDCHRDGRLRPGDQLIAINKESLIGVTQEEAKSMLNRVKLSQEHSLEIAFIPGKGLFPSSSSLHNGVQRAAGNSYNSARLKVHIRSPEICTEEPAPGSSLSPDICPPDIHISDSTSQRSPTATKPKITLDPHIRLKSDKLDLALSFLGLDVTEEKRKKLRQELTTDPQGTVAYGDFVEAIRSIFQENLEELALGEAPFMFSYHEAASLLDTSAFHSPTYESECSYSSEDMDQFQTEVKQLHTQMKQLKVMLKDMEHSKKTLEEELQKTTERACLTVEENLRLKSRLQAAEADVVQRPSSSAEQDYEEVIQLLEAEIRDLKSQLVTTRQADAEDTAKGGGAGGEQESEDH; encoded by the exons GAATTAAAGTGATCGGTGGAGTGAAGGAGCTGACGGGAGAGGAGTTTGGAGTCTATGTCAAACGGATTTTACCAGGTGGCCTTGCTTCAAGTGACG GGAACCTGCTGCCAGGGGACCAGATCTTGGAGGTGAATGGTGGAAGTCTCGTAGGAGTGACAAGTGAAAG GGCTGTGGACATCTTGAGAGCAGCCTCTGCGACCAATCACATGCGACTTCTCATAGCCAGAGATGAGGAGGCAAA GAGAGAATTTGCAGAGCTGATGGACAAATATGGATCTAATGGCAGCACAGGATCAACACGAAACTCTCCCATCCAGCAAG GCGGTCGCTGCCTGGAGAGCACCTCGTCTGGCTCGTCGTCTCGCTCTCAGAGTCCTTTGGCGTTGAGCCCGGCAGGCTCTCAGAACATGTACAACAATGGTGGTCCCATGCTGCGCTCCCTCAG tcacccGGGTGAAGGAGTGATTCAGCTGCTCACTGTGGCACGATCCACTAGTTTTGGCATCACCATCGGAGGAGGCTCCAACAGGCCTGACGGCCCTGCTGTCTTCATCCAGGAGGTTCTGTCTGGAGGAGACTGTCACAGG GACGGACGTCTGAGGCCTGGCGATCAGCTCATTGCCATTAACAAAGAGTCCTTGATAGGTGTTACCCAAGAGGAGGCCAAGAGCATGCTGAACAGAGTCAAACTCAG CCAAGAACACTCGCTGGAGATCGCCTTCATTCCAGGGAAAGGACTTTTTCCAAGCAGCTCGTCTCTCCACAACGGAGTCCAGCGAGCCGCTGGGAACAGCTACAACTCTGCACGATTAAAAGTTCACATCAGATCACCCGAG ATTTGTACAGAGGAGCCAGCTCCAGGGTCCTCACTGTCTCCTGACATCTGCCCACCAGATATTCATATATCAG ATTCAACCAGCCAACGGTCACCAACGGCAACCAAACCCAAGATCACACTGGACCCCCACATACGCCTCAAATCAGACAAGTTAGACTTG GCCTTGTCTTTCCTCGGGTTGGACGTCAccgaagaaaagaggaagaagttgAGACAGGAACTGACCACAGACCCACAAGGCACTGTGGCCTATGGAg ATTTTGTGGAGGCCATTCGGAGCATCTTCCAGGAGAACCTGGAGGAGCTGGCTTTAGGGGAGGCTCCCTTCATGTTCTCTTACCATGAAGCAGCCAGCCTGCTGGACACGTCTGCCTTTCATTCACCT ACATATGAATCAGAGTGCAGCTACAGCAGTGAGGATATGGACCAGTTTCAGACAGAGGTGAAGCAGCTGCACACCCAGATGAAGCAGCTaaag GTGATGCTGAAGGACATGGAGcacagcaagaagaccctggaggaggagctgcagaagACCACAGAG AGAGCGTGTCTGACTGTGGAGGAGAACCTGCGTCTGAAGAGTCGCCTGCAGGCAGCGGAGGCTGACGTGGTGCAGAGGCCGAGCAGCAGCGCCGAGCAGGACTATGAGGAGGTGATCCAGCTGCTGGAAGCTGAGATCAGAGACCTGAAGAGCCAGCTGGTCACCACGAGGCAAGCAGACGCAGAGGACACCGCCAAG gGGGGAGGTGCTGGAGGTGAACAGGAGTCTGAAGACCACTGA